One genomic segment of Candidatus Eisenbacteria bacterium includes these proteins:
- a CDS encoding CoA-binding protein — MSQIIAIIGASPDRKRYANKAIRAWQKQGWTVIPVNPTYEEIEGLKTYPTLADIPGPVNVASLYVSPRVGITILDAIAAKGIKDVYVNPGAESDDLVKKAVSLGLQPIVACSILAIGEHPDAF, encoded by the coding sequence ATGAGTCAAATTATCGCTATTATCGGCGCGAGCCCTGATCGCAAACGGTACGCCAACAAGGCGATCAGGGCCTGGCAAAAGCAGGGGTGGACGGTCATCCCGGTGAACCCCACCTACGAAGAGATCGAAGGCTTGAAAACCTATCCGACCCTTGCTGATATTCCCGGACCCGTCAATGTGGCGAGCCTCTATGTCTCGCCCCGGGTAGGAATCACCATTCTTGATGCGATCGCCGCAAAGGGGATCAAGGATGTCTATGTCAATCCCGGCGCGGAGAGTGATGATCTGGTCAAGAAGGCCGTATCCCTGGGGTTGCAGCCGATCGTCGCCTGTTCGATTCTCGCCATCGGCGAACATCCGGATGCCTTTTAA
- a CDS encoding acyl-CoA thioesterase, with amino-acid sequence MARNQPGARAQKKNTARGRLAGNPVSTSCIVTTMLVQPNDSNILGFLHGGQLLHWVDVTCAMAGQRHSRRSVVTASFDRVHFLHPAKIGQQIIVQASVNAVWATSMEVGAKVEAEDPHTGRRVQTASAYGTFVALDSKNKPVKIPPLILETETDRRRNNEAQERRRVRLSERAARKNRVH; translated from the coding sequence ATGGCCCGCAATCAACCCGGGGCACGGGCACAGAAAAAGAATACGGCGCGAGGACGGCTTGCGGGGAACCCTGTATCCACTTCGTGTATTGTTACGACAATGCTGGTCCAGCCCAATGATTCGAATATTTTGGGATTTTTGCACGGCGGCCAGCTTTTACATTGGGTGGATGTCACCTGCGCCATGGCGGGACAGCGCCATTCGCGCCGGAGCGTTGTGACGGCGTCGTTTGACCGGGTTCATTTTCTTCATCCCGCAAAGATCGGCCAGCAGATTATTGTACAAGCAAGTGTGAATGCTGTTTGGGCTACGAGTATGGAGGTGGGGGCGAAGGTTGAGGCTGAGGATCCTCATACCGGAAGAAGGGTTCAGACGGCCTCGGCCTACGGCACCTTTGTCGCCCTTGATTCGAAGAACAAACCGGTGAAGATCCCGCCGCTCATCCTAGAGACGGAGACGGACCGGCGGCGCAACAATGAGGCGCAGGAACGCCGGCGGGTTCGTTTGTCGGAACGCGCGGCCCGAAAGAATCGGGTCCATTAG
- a CDS encoding electron transfer flavoprotein subunit alpha/FixB family protein, translated as MGHILVFIERRNNTFKKGSLEVLVRARQLADEKGREVHAVCVGSGCSAAAKDLGAWGAKTVHALDDGAFDRYTPQAFVKLLSRVMDETGADLTLLCSTAMGRDLAPRVAALKDLPLLTEALEIDWPEGKKIQIRKSMYGGKVFATWVTQAGPPFMATVRPGAYPFSAEPFAGAAAEVSPLSAAGEMEGAGAIGIDELKPEGGMVDLQEADIIVSGGRGLKAPENFKLTYELAEAIGGAVGASRAVVDAGWIEHRHQVGQTGVAVSPGLYIAVGISGAIQHLAGMRTSKCIVAVNKDPEAPIFKMADYGIVGDLFAVVPILTEEIRKVRSA; from the coding sequence ATGGGGCACATTCTGGTTTTTATTGAACGAAGGAACAACACATTCAAAAAGGGCTCTCTAGAGGTTCTGGTACGGGCGCGGCAGCTGGCGGATGAGAAGGGGCGGGAGGTTCACGCCGTCTGCGTTGGGAGCGGCTGCTCCGCTGCGGCGAAGGATCTCGGCGCGTGGGGTGCGAAGACCGTTCATGCTCTCGATGACGGCGCCTTCGACCGCTATACACCGCAGGCTTTTGTTAAACTTCTTTCCCGGGTCATGGATGAGACCGGCGCCGATCTGACCCTGCTCTGCTCCACGGCCATGGGCCGCGATCTAGCGCCCCGCGTGGCGGCGCTCAAAGATCTGCCCCTTTTGACCGAGGCGCTGGAGATTGACTGGCCGGAAGGAAAGAAAATCCAGATTCGGAAATCGATGTACGGTGGAAAGGTCTTCGCCACGTGGGTGACCCAAGCAGGACCGCCCTTCATGGCGACGGTGCGGCCCGGGGCGTATCCTTTCTCGGCCGAGCCGTTCGCCGGCGCGGCGGCGGAGGTTTCTCCGCTTTCGGCGGCCGGCGAGATGGAGGGCGCCGGCGCCATTGGGATCGACGAATTGAAGCCCGAAGGCGGCATGGTCGATCTTCAGGAAGCTGATATCATTGTTTCGGGCGGACGGGGTCTGAAGGCGCCTGAAAATTTCAAACTGACCTATGAGTTGGCCGAAGCGATCGGGGGAGCCGTCGGCGCCAGCCGAGCCGTCGTCGATGCCGGATGGATCGAGCACAGGCACCAGGTTGGGCAGACCGGTGTGGCCGTCAGCCCGGGTCTCTATATCGCCGTGGGCATTTCCGGCGCCATCCAGCATTTGGCGGGGATGCGGACATCGAAATGTATCGTCGCGGTGAACAAGGATCCCGAGGCTCCCATTTTCAAAATGGCGGATTACGGAATCGTCGGCGATCTTTTTGCCGTGGTCCCGATTCTCACCGAAGAGATCCGCAAGGTGCGGTCGGCCTAA
- a CDS encoding sugar phosphate isomerase/epimerase, which translates to MKFPVSFYQDLKVLEEQVPFHKQVGVHVEVALADTAFNQEISVRQLEKLAVILRENELKVTAHLPFHDLRLASRDRHIVEYSMDVLTEALEIGKILGARMAVLHTGYTPQVPTGDMEKWMEEAAGNLRDLAERAAEEDMLIALRNLWEPDADLFKGLFERVGNESLGMCPDLGHAACYSSLAPEEWITVFNDRLFNIHFHDNDGMEDQHNSCGEGVVGYDTILEAMQGLKEPLNITLEMAPEGILPSLDHLREMGFDLDI; encoded by the coding sequence TTGAAGTTTCCCGTATCGTTTTACCAAGATCTGAAAGTTCTGGAAGAGCAAGTCCCCTTCCATAAGCAGGTGGGTGTTCATGTCGAAGTGGCGCTGGCCGACACCGCATTCAATCAGGAAATCTCGGTTCGACAACTTGAAAAGTTGGCGGTTATCCTTCGGGAAAACGAGCTGAAGGTTACGGCGCACCTCCCTTTTCATGATCTTCGTCTCGCGAGTCGCGACCGGCATATCGTGGAGTATTCCATGGATGTCCTCACTGAAGCACTCGAGATCGGAAAGATCCTCGGCGCCCGCATGGCGGTCCTTCACACCGGCTACACCCCCCAGGTGCCGACCGGTGACATGGAGAAGTGGATGGAGGAAGCCGCCGGCAATTTAAGGGATCTTGCTGAAAGGGCCGCCGAGGAGGATATGCTGATCGCCCTCAGAAATCTCTGGGAGCCCGACGCCGATCTTTTCAAAGGCCTTTTTGAGCGCGTGGGCAATGAAAGCCTTGGGATGTGCCCCGACTTGGGACATGCGGCCTGTTACTCATCCCTCGCTCCGGAGGAGTGGATCACCGTCTTCAACGACCGCCTCTTTAATATTCATTTCCACGACAATGATGGCATGGAAGATCAGCACAATTCCTGCGGAGAGGGCGTCGTCGGCTATGACACGATCTTGGAGGCGATGCAGGGGCTTAAGGAGCCGCTGAATATTACCCTCGAAATGGCGCCCGAGGGGATTTTACCCTCATTGGATCATCTTAGAGAAATGGGATTTGACTTGGATATTTAG
- a CDS encoding electron transfer flavoprotein subunit beta/FixA family protein, with protein MKIVVCIKQVPSSEARVQINADGTSIESGELELVVNPYDENAVEEALQIKEAKGGETIALTVGSDKAEAALRACLNQGIDKAMIVKDPSLQGGDFLGTAKILAAALKQINPDLILLGKLSIDEENSAVGPALAELLGLPHVTVASKLEWIDDTSLKVSREVEGITEILALSLPAVITANKGLNEPRYASLRGIMAAKKKPIEAIDPTGLGLDPNVVGAAGRKISILKMEPPPPRAEGKVLQGEPQETVPELVRLLREEAKVL; from the coding sequence GTGAAAATCGTGGTTTGCATCAAACAGGTTCCCAGTTCGGAGGCCCGCGTTCAGATCAATGCTGACGGAACCTCTATTGAGAGCGGGGAGCTGGAACTCGTCGTCAATCCCTACGATGAGAACGCCGTTGAGGAGGCGCTTCAAATTAAGGAAGCCAAAGGGGGTGAAACGATCGCCCTTACCGTGGGCTCCGACAAGGCGGAAGCCGCGCTCCGCGCTTGTCTCAACCAGGGCATCGACAAGGCCATGATCGTGAAGGATCCCTCACTGCAAGGGGGGGATTTCCTGGGAACGGCAAAGATTCTCGCCGCCGCACTCAAGCAGATCAATCCCGATTTGATCCTTTTGGGCAAGCTGTCCATCGATGAGGAGAACTCAGCGGTTGGACCGGCGCTGGCGGAGCTGCTCGGTCTTCCGCATGTCACCGTCGCCTCCAAATTGGAATGGATCGATGATACCAGCCTCAAGGTGTCGCGCGAAGTGGAGGGGATCACAGAGATTTTAGCGCTCTCGCTCCCCGCGGTTATAACAGCCAACAAAGGGCTCAATGAACCGCGCTATGCCAGCCTCCGCGGTATTATGGCGGCAAAAAAGAAACCGATCGAAGCCATCGATCCGACCGGCTTGGGATTGGATCCCAATGTCGTTGGGGCGGCCGGCCGGAAGATTTCAATTCTTAAGATGGAGCCCCCGCCTCCACGGGCTGAAGGGAAAGTGCTTCAAGGGGAACCCCAAGAGACCGTGCCTGAATTGGTGAGGCTCTTGCGGGAAGAAGCCAAGGTATTGTGA
- a CDS encoding WYL domain-containing protein: MFENPTSGDLFSEELGNPTLEETRFAIVDVETTGLDSHDRVLEVACLITKGPLEREEFCRLVNPQTPIPQEVVTIHGIKEEAVREAPFFSSIAPELTTLLKGAVLVAHNAPFDISFLTREWKLLGGRMPTMKVVDTLTLARNLIDLDRYSLDYLADALSLPNRPAHRALADVKTTHNLLWYLIERAPERPKRLNDLLRLLDPPDISWERAEEEGAIRPALEPLKEALSAGRPIRIAYLARNGETIVIVTPLKLERTGRRIFLRVRLSGDRAVRSFRLDRITSIFPSGHNDASDS; the protein is encoded by the coding sequence ATGTTCGAGAATCCGACCTCCGGGGATTTATTTTCCGAAGAATTGGGAAACCCCACTCTGGAGGAAACCCGCTTTGCCATTGTCGATGTGGAGACAACGGGATTGGACAGTCATGACCGTGTCCTCGAGGTGGCCTGTCTTATAACAAAGGGCCCGCTCGAGCGGGAGGAATTCTGCCGGCTGGTGAATCCCCAAACACCGATTCCGCAGGAAGTGGTCACCATCCATGGGATAAAGGAAGAGGCGGTGCGGGAGGCCCCGTTCTTCTCCTCTATCGCGCCTGAGCTGACGACATTGTTAAAGGGCGCGGTCCTCGTCGCGCACAACGCCCCCTTTGACATTTCATTTCTCACCCGGGAGTGGAAACTTCTGGGAGGGCGGATGCCGACGATGAAGGTTGTCGACACTTTGACATTAGCGCGCAATCTCATCGATCTCGACCGGTATTCCCTCGACTATCTCGCCGATGCGCTCTCATTGCCCAATCGTCCGGCGCATAGGGCTCTGGCCGATGTCAAGACGACACACAATCTGCTGTGGTACCTCATCGAGCGGGCGCCGGAGAGGCCGAAGCGCCTTAATGATCTTCTGAGACTGCTGGATCCCCCCGATATAAGTTGGGAGCGGGCGGAGGAAGAGGGCGCCATCCGCCCGGCCTTGGAGCCGCTCAAGGAAGCCCTGAGCGCGGGCCGGCCGATCAGGATCGCCTACCTCGCCCGCAACGGAGAAACCATCGTCATTGTCACGCCCTTGAAGTTGGAACGGACAGGCCGCCGGATTTTTCTCCGCGTCCGATTGAGTGGGGATCGCGCCGTCCGCTCCTTCCGGCTGGATCGGATCACATCGATCTTCCCCTCGGGACATAATGACGCATCGGATTCGTAG